A genomic window from Elaeis guineensis isolate ETL-2024a chromosome 3, EG11, whole genome shotgun sequence includes:
- the LOC105041527 gene encoding histone H3.2 has product MARTKQTARKSTGGKAPRKQLATKAARKSAPATGGVKKPHRFRPGTVALREIRKYQKSTELLIRKLPFQRLVREIAQDFKTDLRFQSSAVAALQEAAEAYLVGLFEDTNLCAIHAKRVTIMPKDIQLARRIRGERA; this is encoded by the coding sequence ATGGCGCGGACGAAGCAGACGGCGAGGAAGTCCACCGGCGGCAAGGCCCCTCGGAAGCAGCTGGCGACGAAGGCCGCGAGGAAGTCGGCGCCGGCGACGGGCGGCGTGAAGAAGCCCCACCGTTTCCGCCCCGGTACGGTGGCTTTGCGGGAGATCCGCAAGTATCAGAAGAGCACGGAACTTCTCATCCGGAAGCTGCCCTTCCAGCGCCTTGTCCGAGAGATCGCCCAGGACTTCAAGACCGACCTCCGCTTCCAAAGCTCCGCCGTGGCGGCTCTGCAGGAGGCGGCGGAAGCCTATTTGGTGGGACTCTTCGAAGACACCAACCTCTGCGCCATCCACGCCAAGCGCGTCACGATTATGCCCAAAGACATCCAGCTTGCACGCCGCATCCGAGGCGAGCGCGCTTGA